The genomic stretch GTGCTCCTGTACCGTCCCCCTTCGTACTCCTTCTAGTCCTTTTTCCGCGACCCCCATCACCAAATTCCATGCCCCGTCGGTGAGCCCGAGTGGCCACTATTTGGGTTAACGAAGGATAGCCGTCTCATCTCCCGAATTGGGGCCTCGTGTGGGGAACCGGAGGTGCCGGAGCCGGAGTGGGAGCCCTTCTTGCTCCCCGACATCGGCGGAGTGCGAATAGCAGAGAGGTGGCCTCGTTATAGGACCCGACATACTAATAGTTAATCCattcagacatacataaatccatactgACATAAGGCGTGtcgcacaaacatacatacatacatacacatactgaaacctgtacagaagccgttagggccagtatatcagacagagtcgcatatcacacatacctacCCAGACAGTGATAACCCATACCTCACAGAtatgtctgcagacctctaacatacagaacagaagcagaagacgggacagggccccgccgtacccaaatggacatatatacatagcaaaCAGAAAACAAAgtatatgtaccaaaagtatcagctccggatcaaagggagctcgtCAACAGCAGACTGATATCCTATGCCGATGcgtccgtacctgtgggcatgtaacacagcccccgaagaacagggggtcagtacgaagatgtaccgagtatgtaaagcggaaacaaatTATAAATGATCGTAATAATCAGAATTAAATATGTAAAACCGGAACAGACGGCAATACAGAAATAGAGCAGATAGAATCGGATTCGTAACAGAGTCGGACTTACCGCGTGTACAGACGGACTCATGAGCGGAATCAGACTTACAGTGCATACAGACAGATTCATAAGCGGAGTCAGGCTTACAGAGCATACAGACAGAATCTCAGATGGAATCGGAGCTCAGATGTatgacagacagaatcagagcCCGAATCAGATTTCCAGAAATGAGCCGGACAGAGTCATGATCCGAATCAGACATACAGAACTgaacagacagaatcataatccaaatcggacatacagAACTGAACGGACAGAACcatgcatgcagagtcataatcacatacagacAGACATATCAGATCTCTTTTCAGACAGACACATCAGATCACTTTCacatacagacagatcccggcccttttataagggacgcggtaacagaacccggccctcgtagtacgggacgcggtggacagacagaatcaaatcatatgccatcctggccgccatccccgtaatatcacataatcagatcatagcagGTCATATCAGACCATATCAaatacagacagatcccggcccgcacaatccgagggacgcggtgaacaatgcagtgaggtgcacgaatcacagaacctggcccgggcgcagtgaaggaaccattgaggcatccacgaacagacaaatgcgaaaccatatacatactgACCGACAGACAGACTGAATAAAACTGAAATAGTCCAGGAAACAGAGCAGATCAGAATAATCAGATTATATCGAACGCAGTGTCCGTAAACGTTCCGGATGTCGGTCTAATGTCAAGGTACGGATAGATAGTCATTATGCTCATTAGTTTGCGgacgaacataattaagagcTACTTATGAAGAACGGACAGTAAATAGACCAATCTGagtcataccgggagtatcagggtattgtgggcccacctcagaCCCAACCATAttaaagtacgtaaattatagCTAATAGACCTTAGGGAgtcatccataatcattttagagtgtttcgactccatttatggaagttgtatacttataggtcaatttggAGGAAATGGATTCAATCTTACTGACAGATTTtgcgccaatttcaatctcgcaCTACGAGAAGCAgaaatgtcatcgaggctcgccgtCAAGCCTACTAGACtcggaacatgccaaagaaagatagggaaggctttacatacctggattacgccttacgcgcgtccaatctcaattcccgtttcgtccaaaaaaccgcaaatggtcattcttaccaattactattcatgcaaactaacatttcaatcttagggtcatacttggctaccgaaatttcgcaaagcacttcccctataaaggGGACACCCGAGATTTTAACTCGGCTcgagaataaccaacaacaagccaacacaaCAATTCTACAATCATTACAAATCACGATATACTACCATTAATCTACTTTCCAACAAAATGCGACGATTCATatttcgacttcatactttcaaatcaatatcaactcAACCCACTTAACctatattcatatcataaacaTTATCACAACACCATTAACataccaaacaaaataattcattcttacttcaaatcattcataccacacggcccaacattcacttttcttccatttcaacaACACCACTAACCTTCGTTTATTTTACCATgtcataacaacataattaacacactaaataaattcaaccaacTCTTCTACACACATAGCACCTCACGGCCACCATGCATGtctttctaacacataaaattttcatgtttttaactCAATTCCACATACTACTACACAACTAACcaactaaataacattaattcatcacatccCCACActacatggcacacggccaaacatgcctttcatacacacacatgccatgcatgcacacaccacacttttatgattcttgttcaattcaaatcatcataacacatgaatTCATGTCCAAATCATGAAACAcaaagaattcttacctttcttgaaatttcaatcttCCACAAACGAAGCTTTtccgccaaaccaattatgctacgttgaagagcgccttgaacttgttataaattcaaaagaacaagatttttatgGCAAGGATTAGAGCTCCacaaaattttttcttctttttctctctttctttccctcAAACCCGAAAtgctcttcctttttctttcttgatttctcttctatgtttcttgaaagttcttgaGTCTCTCCTCTCTTATaacatattaatcacatgggaATTAATTAATCCCATGGACTTGGACCATggtatggccggttgggcctcccctttgggcctttgttttctatttttttttttttttggtccaatTCTTCATAAGTCATGCCTTAAAATTTCCGaagcaaatttccaaaattccaattttgcccttaggccttattcggtgttttcacgttcaaatttccataaccggcatacacttactaagaaaaatccaaatttggccttatttctcacaaaccaaaattatgttcaagttttccaaatatgcaaaaatgccggatataacatcctccccccctttaaaacattcgtcctcgaatgttaattcaaccctGTAGCATCGAATGAGCAGGGGAGGTCTACAGAccatttacatacttgcacttgatcgGAGAATTTATAacggccttcattttccaacttcatccatctttcttcgaTATCGCCGTATTAGAGTTGTTCGTATCGCCTTAAATCGATATACAACGGACGTAATCTTAACCGAACcggaagatcaaacggacgtcgacGGAGCCATATCCGAGTCGAAGTACGAAGTGCAACGGAGAAGCATAATCCAACATCGTCTTAAGCGGTCTCAAAATCAGAGCCAGACATACAGAGGTATATCAGACGGATTTGTAATCAGAGTCAGATACAGGGGGATTTATCGAACAGATTTGAGATCAAAGTCAGACGTATAGACATATATACCAGACAGATTCGCAGTCAAGGTCAGATGTACAGACGTATGCCACACAGATTCGTAATCAGAGGCGGACATACAgaaatatatcagacagattcgtaCCAAAGTCAGATGTTCAGAAATTCATCGGACAGATTCGAGATCAGAATCAGACGTGCCGAAGCATATCGGACAGAATTTTGATCGGAGTTGGACATACAGAGGTACATTACACAAATGCGTAATGGGATTCAGAAGCATAAGGGTGTAACAAACAGAGCTTTACCGAAAGCAGGGGTGCAGAAATGTAGCGTACAGAATCGCGACCATAGTCGAATtgtcttttctctctttttttttttgaatctctaatcacttcacatactcaaattccacttaggttaccccaaattctcatttagcctccatatccatatttatgaaaaaaaaattcttgatatacttcccaggggggtcacccatcccagaactACCCtggccttagcacgcttaacttcgaaacttttatACATTCTGATGCATTATCAGAAATATCACTGCGTCCATTGCCccacacgatctttgccacgtaGTTTAGGCGTTCGgcaccttaataaatttttcgaatctttcgtagcgggtcccaccccggtccaaattacacaattaccatattgccctttCGGGTTCCTCAATACCTACTTCAGTTGTACTCACAATTTATTCTCCACTCGGGATTCATAGATTTATACTTATAGCGGGGACATCTCAGCCGTCCCTACTGTCACCGGCTAATgttttataaaaatcacataCAGAAGGAATTCCAGAAAACTCATATACTCATAAAATACTCAATAAACACTTATATACCTGAGGACGAACTATCTCCCACGGTCTAGCGAGCTATAAAGCGAAGGGTACTCTTCCTCGCTATCCTCCTCGTCTGAGTCCGAAGAATATAAGTAGTCCGACGACTCCTGGTTCACCGATGACCAGGATAAAGGGCTGGAATACGATGTGACGCTCACTGACGAGGCTGGCGGAACATAATGCTCCATCATAGGAGCGGCTGGCACGATGTCGGGGAGCTCCTCTCCCGGTGCCTCTGCCTCATACTCAGACGGATCCTCCTCACTGGGGGTCGCAGACTCTGGAGGGGTCGCCACAGGATCCTCTGAAGGGTCTGTCTCGTAGCCGCCCTCCGCGGAATCCTCTGCTCTGGGGGTCAACATctccggaggaatcgtcgctggaTCCTCTGAAGGATCGGTATCATAGCTGTCCTCCGTAGGATCCTCTGACGGATCAGTCTCAATCGAATAACTGGGGCTCCGCCTACTCGGCCCCGGTGACATCCTgggggccttcttggcacccccatcCTTATCATCAGAAACTGTCCTCTTCATCCCTGTCACCCTACAATCACCTGCAGAAATAGGGTCAGAAACAACTTCCCAAAATACTGACGCAATGCTCTTTTCGGAGCCTTGCTGTAGACACAGCAATTCGTTGGGAGGGACCATCCTAACaatatggctctatcgcacgatctaagattccaagaaagggtaacataacatcctagatgtcctgtagctccctgtttatagatgtggggcccgacacaccaataaacaagactctactagacacggcctgcagacattccgagaaccgaccgctctgataccacttttgtcacgacccaaccccgtgggccgtgattggtgtcctacttggacacccatacgtacctacttaTCAGACCCGACATACTAATAGTTAATCCattcagacatacataaatccatactgACATAAGGCGTGtcgcacaaacatacatacatacatacacataccgaAACCCGTACGAAGCCGTTGGGGCCGTATATCGTACGTAGtcgcatatcacacatacctacCCGGACGGTGATAACCCATACCTCGCGTATATGTCgcggacctctaacatacgaacgaagcgtaagacgggacaggccccgccgtacccaaatggacatatatacatagcaaaCAGAAAACAAAgtatatgtaccaaaagtatcggctccggatcaaagggagctcgtCAACGACAGACCGATATCCTATGCCGATGCGTCCgtacgtgggcatgtaacacgccccccgaagaacggggggtcgtacgaagatgtaccgagtatgtaaagcggaaacaaatTATAAATGATCGTAATAATCGAATTAAATATGTAAAACCGGAGCGACGGCAATACGAAATAGAGCGAGATAGAATCGGATTCGTAACGAGTCGGACTTACCGCGTGTACGGACGGACTCGAGCGGAATCGGACTTACGGTGCATACGACGTATTCATAAGCGGAGTCGGGCTTACGAGCATACGGACAGAATCTCGGATGGAATCGGAGCTCGGATGTATGACGGACAGAATCGAGCCCGAATCGTATTTCCAGAAATGAGCCGGACAGAGTCATGATCCGAATCAGACATACAGAACTGAACAGACAGGATCAtaatccaaatcggacatacagAACTGAACGGACGTAaccatgcatgcgagtcataatcacatacgtacgtacatatcgGATCTCTTTTCGTACGTACACATCGATCACTTTCACATACGGACGATCCCGCCCTTTTataagggacgcggtacgaacccggccctcgtagtacgggacgcggtggacgaacgtaatcaaatcatatgccatcccggccgccatccccgtaatatcacataatcggatcatagcaGTCATATCGACCATATCAAATACgtacagatcccggcccgcacaatccgagggacgcggtgaacaatgcggccgaggtgcacgaatcacgaactcggcccggcgcggtgaaggaaccattgaggcatccacgaacgtacaaatgagaaaccatatacataccgaCCGACGGACGGACGAATAAAACCGAAATAGTCCGGAAATAAATCGGATCGAATAATCGGATTATATCGGAACGAGTGTCCGAAACGTTCCGGATGTATTAATGTCAAGGTACGATAGATAGTCATTATGCTCATTAGTTTGCGGAcggaacataattaagagtctACTTATGAAAAACGGACGagaaatagatcaatttgaaccataccgggagtatcggggtattgtgggcccacctcggacccaaccatagtaaaatacggaaattatagataataaaccttagggagtcgcccataatcattttagagtgtttcgactccatttatggaagttgtatacttataggtcaatttggAGGAAATGGATTCAATCTTACTGACAGATTTtgcgccaatttcaatctcgcaCTACGAGAAGCGAGtaaatgtcatcgaggctcgccgtCAAGCCTACTAGACtcggaacatgccaaagaaagatagggaaggctttacatacccggattacgccttacgcgcgtccaatctcaattcccgtttcgtccaaaaaaccgcaaatggtcattcttaccaattactattcatgcaaactaacatttcaatcttagggtcatacttggctaccgaaatttcggcaaagacttcccctataaaggggacaccccgagattttaactcggctcgtaataaccaacaacaagccaacacaaCAATTCTACAATCATTACAAATCACGATATACTACCATTAATCTACTTTCCAACAAAATGCGACGATTCATatttcgacttcatactttcaaatcaatatcaactcAACCCACTTAACctatattcatatcataaacaTTATCACAACACCATTAACataccaaacaaaataattcattcttacttcaaatcattcataccacacggcccaacattcacttttcttccatttcaacaACACCACTAACCTTCTGTTTATTTTACCATgtcataacaacataattaacacactaaataaattcaaccaacTCTTCTACACACATAGCACCTCACGGCCACCATGCATGtctttctaacacataaaattttcatgtttttaactCAATTCCACATACTACTACACAACTAACcaactaaataacattaattcatcacatccCCACActacatggcacacggccaaacatgcctttcatacacacacatgccatgcatgcacacaccacacttttatgattcttgttcaattcaaatcatcataacacatgaatTCATGTCCAAATCATGAAACAcaaagaattcttacctttcttgaaatttcaatcttCCACAAACGAAGCTTTtccgccaaaccaattatgctacgttgaagagcgccttgaacttgttataaattcaaaagaacaagatttttatgGCAAGGATTAGAGCTCCacaaaattttttcttctttttctctctttctttccctcAAACCCGAAAtgctcttcctttttctttcttgatttctcttctatgtttcttgaaagttcttgaGTCTCTCCTCTCTTATaacatattaatcacatgggaATTAATTAATCCCATGGACTTGGACCATggtatggccggttgggcctcccctttgggcctttgttttctttttttttttttggtccaatTCTTCATAAGTCATGCCTTAAAATTTCCGaagcaaatttccaaaattccaattttgcccttaggccttattcggtgttttcacgttcaaatttccataaccggcatacacttactaagaaaaatccaaatttggccttatttctcacaaaccaaaattatgttcaagttttccaaatatgcaaaaatgccggatataacatcctcccccctttaaaacattcgtcctcgaatgttaattcaaccccGTAGTAGCGGATCGAATGAGCAGGGGAGGTCTACAGAccatttacatacttgcacttgatcgGAGAATTTATAacggccttcattttccaacttcatccatctttcttcgaTATCGCCGTATTAGAGTTGTTCGTATCGCCTTAAATCGAATATACAACGGACGTAATCTTAACCGAACcggaagatcaaacggacgtcgacGGAGCCATATCCGAGTCGAAGTACGAAGTGCAACGGACATGTAAGCATAATCCAACATCGTCTTAAGCGGTCTCAAAATCGAGCCGACATACGAGAGGTATATCGGACGGATTTGTAATCGAGTCGGACGGGGGGATTTATCGAACGATTTGAGATCAAAGTCGGACGTATAGACATATATACGACGTATTCGCGTCAAGGTCGGATGTACAGACGTATGCCACACAGATTCGTAATCAGAGGCGGACATACAgaaatatatcagacagattcgtaCCAAAGTCAGATGTTCAGAAATTCATCGGACAGATTCGAGATCAGAATCAGACGTGCCGAAGCATATCGGACAGAATTTTGATCGGAGTTGGACATACAGAGGTACATTACACAAATGTTCCGTAAT from Lycium ferocissimum isolate CSIRO_LF1 unplaced genomic scaffold, AGI_CSIRO_Lferr_CH_V1 ctg14607, whole genome shotgun sequence encodes the following:
- the LOC132042310 gene encoding uncharacterized protein LOC132042310, whose protein sequence is MVPPNELLCLQQGSEKSIASVFWEVVSDPISAGDCRVTEMKRTVSDDKDGGAKKAPRMSPGPSRRSPSYSIETDPSEDPTEDSYDTDPSEDPATIPPEMLTPRAEDSAEGGYETDPSEDPVATPPESATPSEEDPSEYEAEAPGEELPDIVPAAPMMEHYVPPSSSQGSEKSIASVFWEVVSDPISAGDCRVTGMKRTVSDDKDGGAKKAPRMSPGPSRRSPSYSIETDPSEDPTEDSYDTDPSEDPATIPPEMLTPRAEDSAEGGYETDPSEDPVATPPESATPSEEDPSEYEAEAPGEELPDIVPAAPMMEHYVPPASSVSVTSYSSPLSWSSVNQESSDYLYSSDSDEEDSEEEYPSLYSSLDRGR